Proteins co-encoded in one Opitutus terrae PB90-1 genomic window:
- a CDS encoding isocitrate lyase/PEP mutase family protein: MSTTQAEKAQQFRALHEHPGIFVIPNPWDAGSARILAGRGFKALATSSAAAAGALGRADHGLSRDEALAGARAIVQATHLPVSADLENGYGDSPENVAETIRRAAEVGLVGGSIEDGTNNNAAPLYDFGLATERVAAAVEAARALRFPFTLTARTEGFVCGRPDLDEAIRRLQAYERAGADVLFAPGLRDLASVRTVCSAVSRPVNFMNGMKGATFSVAALEAAGVKRISLAMSLYRAAMTALCAAADEIKEKGAFTYVERTLSSSELAPYWQP; encoded by the coding sequence ATGAGCACAACGCAGGCCGAGAAGGCGCAGCAGTTCCGGGCGCTCCACGAACATCCGGGAATTTTCGTGATTCCGAATCCATGGGATGCGGGCTCCGCGCGAATTCTCGCGGGGCGCGGATTCAAGGCGCTCGCCACCTCGAGCGCGGCGGCGGCCGGTGCGCTGGGTCGCGCGGATCACGGACTGTCGCGGGACGAAGCGCTGGCCGGCGCGCGGGCGATCGTTCAGGCCACGCACCTGCCGGTGTCAGCGGATTTGGAAAATGGTTACGGCGACTCGCCCGAAAACGTGGCGGAGACCATTCGACGTGCCGCGGAGGTCGGGTTGGTCGGCGGATCCATCGAGGACGGCACCAACAACAATGCGGCGCCGCTCTACGACTTCGGCTTGGCCACGGAACGCGTGGCGGCGGCGGTCGAGGCGGCGCGCGCTCTGCGCTTTCCCTTCACGCTCACGGCACGCACGGAAGGTTTCGTCTGCGGCCGGCCGGATCTCGATGAGGCTATCCGGCGGCTGCAGGCCTACGAGCGCGCCGGTGCCGATGTATTGTTCGCACCCGGGCTGCGCGACCTCGCGTCCGTCCGCACCGTCTGCTCGGCCGTGTCGAGGCCGGTGAACTTCATGAACGGGATGAAGGGAGCCACCTTTTCGGTGGCGGCGCTCGAAGCGGCTGGCGTGAAGCGGATCAGCCTGGCCATGTCGCTCTATCGCGCCGCGATGACGGCGTTGTGTGCGGCGGCGGATGAGATCAAAGAAAAAGGTGCGTTCACCTATGTGGAACGCACCTTGAGCTCGTCAGAGCTGGCGCCGTATTGGCAGCCGTGA